The following are from one region of the Jatrophihabitans telluris genome:
- a CDS encoding metallophosphoesterase, translating to MNSRIGETLLRARRYGAFALRLAIRWSLRIALPVVFANALLRAFPYKGTAAGIPFQVRGTLFTRPGLSADTSVGNWEFPHVDGLPIGLHISPTDVDLLRLSKAANPDSTAFVDALKADLNSEIPFIGLWLAGLLLAGVVVGLLAAAMVNMAQRYLRRLPRRDNELRIRVHQAATAGIVVLLVSGYGVLSYDRDWTKQSKLTGTLGAVQLFPSQLSDFYNQQNKAYDVLGAVVGIQASLQQRIDAAKTPDTAYNIMFISDMHLAATYPLVAQYVDNFDVKLIVNTGDESEFGTSGELTPGFRSAIKAVAAKAPMLWMAGNHDSPDVQRVMSQIPNVFVLGDKLRQNDGSYVVSGSRIHAFGLNIAAVPDPRVYGAVGSYGSGEDKVTNPLEIAAMDQAVNGIPDDLNLDIMASHEPSAVNELKAKLPGRIRQLDSGHTHAQNATGDLQSGGIINLVEGSTGAGGLDNINRGEKAPPVEFSIESVASNCQFAKLLRFQLADPSLPTDPTALTVGDNVTVSSVYLSPQKITAGRTCSTVDGLSPVRRLTAPIASDELAPP from the coding sequence ATGAATTCCCGGATCGGCGAGACGCTGCTGCGAGCCAGGCGTTACGGCGCCTTCGCCCTGCGCCTGGCGATCCGGTGGAGCTTGCGGATCGCCCTGCCGGTAGTTTTCGCCAACGCGCTACTACGTGCCTTTCCCTACAAGGGGACGGCGGCCGGTATCCCGTTCCAGGTTCGGGGCACGCTGTTCACCCGCCCTGGGCTGAGCGCAGACACCTCGGTCGGCAACTGGGAGTTCCCGCACGTGGACGGGCTGCCGATCGGCCTGCACATCTCACCGACCGACGTCGACCTGCTGCGGCTGAGCAAGGCCGCCAACCCCGACAGCACGGCCTTCGTGGACGCGCTGAAGGCCGACCTGAACAGCGAGATCCCGTTCATCGGCCTCTGGCTGGCGGGCCTGTTGCTGGCCGGCGTCGTCGTCGGGCTGCTCGCTGCCGCGATGGTGAACATGGCCCAGCGCTACCTGCGACGCCTGCCTCGGCGCGACAACGAGTTGCGGATCAGGGTGCATCAGGCGGCGACCGCCGGCATCGTCGTGTTGCTCGTGTCGGGCTACGGAGTGCTCAGCTACGACCGCGACTGGACCAAACAGTCCAAGCTCACCGGCACGTTGGGTGCCGTCCAACTCTTCCCCTCCCAGCTGTCGGACTTCTACAACCAGCAGAACAAGGCCTATGACGTGCTCGGGGCCGTCGTCGGCATCCAGGCCTCGTTGCAGCAGCGCATCGACGCGGCCAAGACCCCCGACACCGCCTACAACATCATGTTCATCTCGGACATGCACCTGGCCGCGACCTACCCGCTCGTCGCGCAGTACGTGGACAACTTCGACGTCAAGCTGATCGTCAACACCGGTGACGAGAGCGAGTTCGGCACCAGCGGTGAGTTGACCCCCGGGTTCCGCTCCGCGATCAAAGCGGTCGCGGCCAAGGCACCCATGCTGTGGATGGCCGGTAATCACGATTCACCCGATGTGCAAAGGGTGATGAGTCAGATTCCGAACGTCTTCGTCCTGGGGGACAAGCTGCGCCAGAACGACGGCTCCTACGTGGTCAGCGGATCCCGGATTCACGCCTTCGGCCTCAATATTGCGGCCGTCCCGGACCCCCGCGTCTACGGCGCGGTAGGTTCCTACGGCTCTGGTGAGGACAAGGTCACCAACCCGCTCGAGATCGCCGCGATGGACCAGGCCGTCAACGGAATCCCCGACGATTTGAACCTCGACATCATGGCCAGCCACGAACCTTCGGCGGTGAACGAGCTCAAGGCGAAGCTGCCCGGACGGATCCGGCAGCTGGACTCCGGGCACACCCACGCGCAGAACGCCACCGGTGACCTCCAGTCCGGTGGAATCATCAACCTCGTCGAGGGCTCCACCGGCGCGGGTGGCCTGGACAACATCAATCGAGGCGAGAAGGCGCCGCCGGTGGAGTTCAGCATCGAGTCGGTGGCCTCGAACTGCCAGTTCGCGAAGCTGCTGCGCTTCCAGCTGGCCGACCCGTCCCTGCCGACCGATCCGACCGCGCTCACCGTGGGGGACAACGTGACGGTGTCGAGCGTCTACCTCAGCCCGCAGAAGATCACCGCCGGGCGCACCTGCTCAACCGTGGACGGCCTCTCGCCGGTCCGTCGGCTCACCGCGCCCATCGCCTCGGACGAACTCGCCCCACCCTGA
- a CDS encoding aldo/keto reductase, protein MSNDTAVRPAHSSGTFTIDGKPVHRLGFGAMRITGQGIWGEPADRTEAIAVVRRAVELGVDFIDTADSYGPAVSEEIIAEALAPYGDQILVATKAGLARTGPDQWHSIGRPEYLRQQAELSLRRLKLDRIELFQLHRIDPQVPLSDQIGTLKDLQDEGKIGAIGLSEVGVDEIKAASEFARIDTVQNLYNLTNRQSEAVLDYATEQGIGFIPWFPIAAGDLAKPGGPVDEIVKATGATPSQVALAWLLARSPIVLPIPGTSKVSHLEDNVAAAELTLTDEQVASLTEAVR, encoded by the coding sequence GTGTCCAACGACACCGCAGTACGTCCCGCACATTCATCCGGCACTTTCACCATTGACGGCAAGCCCGTCCACCGGCTCGGCTTCGGTGCCATGCGCATCACCGGCCAGGGGATCTGGGGCGAGCCCGCAGACCGTACCGAGGCGATCGCTGTCGTCCGCCGAGCGGTCGAGCTGGGTGTCGACTTCATCGACACCGCCGACTCCTACGGCCCCGCCGTGAGCGAGGAGATCATCGCCGAGGCGCTGGCCCCCTACGGCGACCAGATCCTGGTCGCCACCAAGGCCGGGCTGGCCCGCACCGGTCCCGACCAGTGGCACTCGATCGGCCGGCCGGAGTACCTGCGTCAGCAGGCGGAGTTGTCGCTGCGGCGCCTCAAGCTCGATCGCATCGAGCTGTTCCAGCTGCACCGGATCGATCCTCAGGTCCCGTTGTCCGACCAGATCGGGACGCTGAAGGACCTTCAGGATGAGGGAAAGATCGGCGCGATCGGCCTGTCCGAGGTCGGCGTGGACGAAATCAAGGCCGCCTCCGAGTTCGCCCGGATCGACACCGTGCAGAACTTGTACAACCTGACCAACCGGCAGTCCGAGGCGGTGCTCGACTACGCGACCGAGCAGGGAATCGGCTTCATCCCGTGGTTCCCGATTGCGGCTGGGGACCTGGCCAAGCCAGGCGGCCCCGTGGACGAAATCGTCAAGGCAACCGGCGCGACGCCCTCACAGGTGGCGCTCGCCTGGCTGCTGGCGCGCTCGCCGATCGTGCTTCCGATCCCGGGCACCTCGAAGGTCTCCCACCTCGAGGACAACGTCGCCGCAGCCGAATTGACCCTGACCGACGAGCAGGTCGCCTCGCTCACCGAAGCGGTCCGCTGA
- a CDS encoding prolyl oligopeptidase family serine peptidase → MAYPQTRTVEVSDDFFQTAVPDPYRWLEGPSEDPEIRDWVSHQARYAREALDALPGRTQIAARVGELASLPVQTAPRCRGDRWFRFVNDGTAEQLSYHVSDNPEQIGVPLIDPDQIGTGSTTSIASAVPSPDGRLVAYTYSEAGSDWQTWRVRSVETGQDLADEVPWAKFTAAEWLPDSSGFFYGCFPRPDEFSLIEANSGHRIQLHRLGVAEDQLVFELPDEPQVIFSAEISPDDQWLVIAGQRGTDPTNRLWISTVAELHPRPLIERDDAAWQLVDSLDGELVLFTDLDAPRGRVVALDLQSGALREIVAEQDDILSEAYAAGGRLLLHRLRDAHSVLTLRSLSGDQLDEIRLPGLGSVLEVQARRASGLLHLTYTSFATPRVVLQYDLDAGEELLLFDSRSPVLADIVTEQVRFTSADGTSIPMFLVHKTGMAVGPHPTLLYGYGGFRIPVVPAFNVSRAAFVAAGGVLAVPSLRGGGEYGVPWHDAGRLHNKQNVFDDAIAAAEYLVAQGWTSPGQLAVNGGSNGGLLVGALITQRPDLFAAAVPEVGVLDVLRFTHFTIGWAWTSDYGDPARSREEFLDAYAYSPYHRITDGLAVPDTLVMTSDHDDRVVPAHSYKFAARLQAAADPASVVLLRVELDGGHGAGRARSAVIAERTDALAFISDRVGLSWT, encoded by the coding sequence ATGGCGTATCCCCAGACTCGCACGGTCGAGGTCAGCGACGACTTCTTCCAGACCGCGGTACCCGACCCTTACCGCTGGTTGGAGGGGCCGTCGGAGGATCCGGAGATCCGCGATTGGGTCAGCCACCAGGCGCGGTACGCACGCGAGGCCCTCGACGCATTGCCCGGCCGCACCCAGATCGCGGCGCGGGTCGGCGAACTCGCCTCGTTGCCGGTCCAGACAGCGCCACGGTGCCGCGGCGACCGGTGGTTCCGGTTCGTCAACGACGGCACCGCCGAGCAGCTGAGCTACCACGTCAGCGACAACCCCGAGCAGATCGGTGTGCCGCTGATCGACCCCGACCAGATCGGCACCGGCTCGACCACTTCGATCGCCAGCGCTGTCCCCAGCCCGGACGGACGGCTGGTGGCATACACCTATTCCGAGGCAGGCAGCGACTGGCAGACCTGGCGGGTGCGCTCGGTCGAGACCGGGCAGGATCTGGCCGACGAGGTGCCGTGGGCGAAGTTCACCGCTGCCGAGTGGCTGCCCGACAGCTCCGGTTTTTTCTACGGATGCTTCCCGCGGCCGGATGAGTTCAGCCTGATCGAAGCCAACAGCGGCCACCGGATTCAGCTCCACCGTCTCGGCGTGGCCGAGGACCAGCTCGTCTTCGAGTTGCCCGACGAGCCGCAGGTGATCTTCTCAGCCGAGATCAGCCCGGACGATCAGTGGTTGGTGATCGCCGGCCAGCGCGGCACCGATCCCACGAACCGGCTGTGGATCTCCACCGTCGCAGAGCTGCACCCCCGGCCCTTGATCGAGCGGGACGATGCCGCGTGGCAACTGGTCGACAGTCTCGACGGCGAGCTCGTGCTGTTCACCGACCTGGACGCACCCCGGGGGCGGGTTGTCGCACTCGATCTGCAGTCGGGCGCGCTGCGCGAAATCGTCGCCGAGCAGGACGACATCCTCAGTGAGGCCTACGCGGCGGGTGGCCGACTGCTCCTGCACCGCTTGCGCGACGCCCACTCCGTACTCACGCTCCGCTCGCTCAGCGGCGATCAGCTCGATGAGATAAGGCTTCCTGGGCTCGGGTCCGTCCTGGAGGTCCAGGCGCGCCGGGCCTCGGGACTGCTGCACCTGACGTACACGTCCTTCGCCACCCCGCGGGTGGTGCTCCAGTACGACCTCGACGCCGGCGAGGAGCTACTGCTGTTCGACAGCCGGTCGCCCGTGCTGGCCGACATCGTCACCGAACAGGTCCGGTTCACCTCCGCCGACGGCACGTCGATCCCGATGTTCCTCGTGCACAAGACAGGGATGGCCGTCGGCCCACACCCGACGTTGCTCTACGGATACGGGGGATTCCGCATCCCGGTGGTGCCGGCGTTCAACGTATCCCGCGCGGCCTTCGTCGCGGCCGGCGGCGTCCTGGCGGTGCCGAGCCTGCGCGGTGGCGGCGAGTACGGCGTGCCCTGGCACGACGCCGGTCGCCTGCACAACAAGCAGAACGTCTTCGACGACGCGATCGCGGCGGCGGAATACCTGGTGGCGCAGGGCTGGACCAGCCCGGGGCAGCTGGCCGTCAACGGCGGGTCGAACGGCGGCCTGCTGGTGGGTGCCCTGATCACCCAGCGCCCCGACCTCTTCGCAGCCGCGGTCCCCGAGGTCGGAGTCCTCGACGTCCTGCGGTTCACCCACTTCACGATCGGCTGGGCATGGACGTCGGATTACGGCGATCCGGCCCGTTCGCGAGAGGAATTCCTCGACGCCTACGCGTATTCGCCCTACCACCGGATCACCGACGGCCTGGCCGTGCCCGACACGCTCGTGATGACCAGCGACCACGACGACCGGGTCGTGCCCGCCCACAGCTACAAGTTCGCGGCCCGATTGCAGGCGGCCGCCGACCCGGCCAGCGTGGTGTTGCTCCGCGTAGAACTCGACGGCGGACACGGCGCCGGACGAGCCAGGTCCGCGGTGATCGCGGAACGAACGGATGCGCTGGCCTTCATCAGTGACCGGGTCGGCCTGAGCTGGACCTGA
- a CDS encoding tetratricopeptide repeat protein, whose product MPPVSPDRPRSAAAAPSPATAAAMTGAVDLAAVKARSEAAARAASAPPPAGGQYVVAVDQANFQAEVLDRSFQVPVLLDLAGARSEASQQLSPLLDKLANEARGRFVVARIDVDGNPQMAQMLQVQAIPTVFAVISGQLVPGFQGSLPEPQLREFIVALLDAAAQAGLSGSVAAADGDQFEPGGPGPADQPSSPAGATDAAGPAQPPEDPRFSAAEQALDDGDFDLAAERYNAILAAEPANSEAQLALRQVGMLKRLSQLAPDVLARADAAPDDAALQLSAADAELANNQIEAAFARLIGLIRRLRGDERSPIRERLVEYFELLGPDDPRVAPARRELANALF is encoded by the coding sequence ATGCCTCCCGTAAGCCCCGACCGACCGCGTAGCGCGGCGGCTGCCCCCTCGCCGGCGACGGCTGCCGCCATGACCGGAGCGGTCGATCTGGCCGCCGTGAAGGCCCGTTCGGAGGCGGCGGCGCGAGCTGCTTCGGCGCCGCCGCCGGCCGGGGGGCAATACGTGGTCGCGGTCGACCAGGCCAACTTCCAGGCCGAGGTGCTCGACCGCTCGTTCCAGGTTCCGGTGCTGCTCGACCTCGCCGGTGCCCGGTCGGAGGCTTCCCAACAGCTGTCGCCGCTGCTCGACAAGCTGGCCAACGAGGCCCGCGGGCGCTTCGTCGTTGCCCGGATCGATGTCGACGGCAATCCGCAGATGGCGCAGATGCTGCAGGTGCAGGCGATCCCGACCGTCTTCGCGGTGATCAGTGGTCAGCTCGTGCCCGGATTCCAGGGCAGCCTGCCCGAGCCTCAGCTGCGCGAGTTCATCGTCGCGTTGCTCGATGCCGCGGCCCAAGCCGGCCTGTCCGGTTCGGTCGCCGCCGCCGATGGCGACCAATTCGAGCCGGGGGGCCCCGGCCCGGCCGACCAGCCGAGCAGCCCGGCTGGCGCGACCGACGCGGCCGGCCCGGCGCAACCGCCGGAGGACCCCAGGTTCAGCGCAGCCGAACAGGCCCTGGACGACGGCGATTTCGACCTGGCCGCCGAGCGGTACAACGCCATCCTCGCCGCGGAGCCCGCCAACTCCGAGGCGCAGCTGGCGCTACGGCAGGTCGGCATGCTCAAGCGTCTGAGCCAACTTGCACCGGACGTCCTGGCGCGTGCCGACGCGGCTCCCGACGACGCCGCCCTGCAGCTGTCCGCCGCCGACGCGGAGCTGGCGAACAACCAGATCGAGGCGGCTTTCGCCCGCCTCATCGGGCTGATCCGCCGGCTACGGGGCGACGAGCGGTCGCCGATCCGCGAGCGGCTGGTCGAGTACTTCGAACTGCTCGGGCCCGACGATCCTCGGGTGGCTCCGGCGCGCCGGGAGCTGGCCAACGCACTGTTCTGA